From Streptomyces sp. GSL17-111, one genomic window encodes:
- a CDS encoding ferrochelatase yields the protein MPDERPHPYDALLLLSFGGPEGPEDVVPFLENVTRGRGIPRERLEEVGQHYFLFDGVSPINAQNRELLAALRSDFADHGVDLPVYWGNRNWAPYLTDTLREMVRDGRRRVLTLATSAYASYSGCRQYRENLADALATLEAEGLPLPRVDKLRHYFNHPGFVEPMTEGVLTALGELPEAVRDGARLAFTTHSIPTASADTSGPAEAHGDGGAYVAEHLDTARLIAEAVRDRTGTDRPWELVYQSRSGAPHIPWLEPDICDHLEAVHADGAPAVVMVPIGFVSDHMEVLYDLDTEALATARELGLPVARSATVGADPRFVAGMRELVLERAATERGEAPQRCALGALGPSHDVCPVGCCPARAPRPAAAGADSPYR from the coding sequence ATGCCCGACGAACGTCCGCACCCTTACGACGCCCTGCTGCTCCTCTCCTTCGGCGGCCCCGAGGGGCCCGAGGACGTGGTGCCCTTCCTGGAGAACGTGACCCGGGGCCGGGGGATCCCGAGGGAACGTCTCGAAGAGGTCGGCCAGCACTACTTCCTCTTCGACGGCGTCTCACCGATCAACGCCCAGAACCGCGAGCTGCTGGCCGCGCTCCGCAGCGACTTCGCCGATCACGGCGTCGACCTGCCGGTCTACTGGGGCAACCGCAACTGGGCCCCCTACCTCACCGACACGCTCCGCGAGATGGTCCGGGACGGCCGGCGCCGCGTCCTCACCCTGGCCACCAGCGCGTACGCCTCCTACTCCGGCTGCCGCCAGTACCGGGAGAACCTGGCCGACGCCCTCGCCACCCTGGAGGCCGAGGGGCTGCCGCTGCCCCGCGTCGACAAGCTGCGGCACTACTTCAACCACCCGGGGTTCGTGGAGCCCATGACCGAGGGCGTGCTCACGGCGCTCGGTGAGCTGCCCGAGGCCGTGCGGGACGGGGCGCGGCTGGCGTTCACCACCCACTCCATCCCGACCGCCTCGGCCGACACCTCGGGCCCCGCCGAGGCCCACGGGGACGGCGGCGCCTACGTGGCCGAGCACCTGGACACGGCGCGGCTGATCGCCGAGGCGGTCCGGGACCGCACGGGGACCGACCGTCCCTGGGAACTCGTCTACCAGTCGCGCAGCGGCGCGCCGCACATCCCGTGGCTGGAGCCGGACATCTGCGACCACCTGGAGGCTGTGCACGCCGACGGCGCCCCGGCCGTCGTCATGGTCCCGATCGGCTTCGTCTCCGACCACATGGAGGTCCTGTACGACCTGGACACCGAGGCGCTGGCCACGGCCCGGGAGCTCGGCCTGCCGGTCGCCCGGTCGGCGACGGTGGGCGCCGACCCCCGGTTCGTCGCCGGGATGCGGGAGCTGGTGCTGGAGCGGGCCGCGACCGAACGCGGGGAGGCACCGCAGCGGTGTGCCCTCGGCGCGCTCGGACCGTCCCACGACGTGTGCCCCGTCGGCTGCTGTCCGGCGCGTGCCCCCCGGCCCGCCGCCGCCGGTGCCGACAGCCCCTACCGCTGA
- a CDS encoding D-arabinono-1,4-lactone oxidase: MYSRAGRTGSWQNWAGCASAHPRRTVAPSTTDALAAAVRRAAEDGLPVKAVGSGHSFTAVAATGGLLIRPERLSGVRTIDRAAGTVTVAAGTRLRQLNEVLAGEGLSLANMGDIMEQTVSGAVSTGTHGTGRDSASLAAQVVALEMVLADGSVLRCSPTENADVFAAARIGLGALGVITELTFRVEPLFLLHAREEPMSFERVTAEFDRLTAENEHFEFYWFPHTGNCNTKRNNRSAGPARPLPRVRGWVDDELLSNGVFGAACAFGKAVPAAVPFIARTASRALSARRYTDVPYKVFTSPRRVRFLEMEYALPREAAMPALRELRALIERSDLRVNFPVEVRTAPADDITLSTAEGRDSAYLALHVYRGTPHSAYFTAAERIMTAHGGRPHWGKLHSRDATYLAGVYPRFAEFASVRDRLDPGRVFGNDYLRRVLGD; the protein is encoded by the coding sequence TTGTACAGCAGGGCCGGCAGGACGGGATCGTGGCAGAACTGGGCGGGGTGCGCCTCCGCCCACCCCCGGCGCACCGTGGCCCCCTCCACCACCGACGCGCTCGCCGCCGCCGTCCGGCGCGCGGCCGAGGACGGTCTGCCGGTGAAGGCCGTCGGCTCGGGCCACTCGTTCACGGCGGTCGCCGCCACGGGTGGCCTGCTGATCCGGCCGGAGCGGCTGAGCGGGGTCCGGACCATAGACCGGGCCGCCGGGACCGTGACGGTCGCGGCCGGCACCCGGCTCAGACAGCTGAACGAGGTGCTGGCCGGCGAAGGGCTCTCGCTGGCCAACATGGGCGACATCATGGAGCAGACCGTCTCGGGGGCCGTGAGCACGGGTACGCACGGCACCGGCCGCGACTCGGCCTCCCTCGCCGCGCAGGTGGTCGCGCTGGAGATGGTGCTCGCCGACGGTTCGGTGCTGCGCTGCTCCCCCACGGAGAACGCCGACGTCTTCGCCGCCGCGCGGATCGGGCTCGGCGCGCTCGGCGTCATCACGGAGTTGACGTTCCGTGTGGAGCCGCTGTTCCTGCTGCACGCCCGCGAGGAACCGATGTCCTTCGAACGGGTGACGGCGGAGTTCGACCGGCTGACCGCCGAGAACGAGCACTTCGAGTTCTACTGGTTCCCGCACACCGGCAACTGCAACACCAAGCGCAACAACCGCTCGGCGGGCCCGGCGCGCCCCCTGCCGCGCGTGCGTGGGTGGGTGGACGACGAGCTGCTGTCCAACGGCGTCTTCGGGGCCGCGTGCGCGTTCGGGAAGGCCGTCCCGGCGGCGGTGCCGTTCATCGCCCGGACGGCCAGCCGGGCGCTGTCGGCCCGCCGCTACACCGACGTCCCGTACAAGGTCTTCACGAGCCCGCGCAGGGTGCGCTTCCTGGAGATGGAGTACGCGCTGCCGCGCGAGGCCGCGATGCCGGCGCTGCGCGAACTCCGCGCCCTGATCGAGCGGTCGGACCTGCGTGTCAACTTCCCCGTCGAGGTACGGACCGCGCCCGCCGACGACATCACCCTCTCCACGGCCGAGGGCCGGGACTCGGCGTACCTCGCCCTGCACGTCTACCGGGGGACGCCGCACTCGGCCTACTTCACCGCCGCCGAACGCATCATGACGGCGCACGGGGGACGGCCGCACTGGGGGAAGCTGCACAGCCGGGACGCGACGTACCTGGCGGGCGTCTATCCGCGCTTCGCCGAGTTCGCCTCGGTGCGCGACCGGCTGGACCCGGGCCGGGTCTTCGGCAACGACTACCTCCGCCGCGTCCTCGGTGACTGA
- a CDS encoding FAD/NAD(P)-binding protein, which produces MAAIRPLSVALVGVGPRGLAVLERLCANARHRPSAEGVHLHLVDPWPAGAGAVWRTDQSRELLMNTVASQITAFTDPTVTMEGPVEPGPSLYAWVEELRLAAPGSALEAHDERTLAEARSLGPDDYPTRAFFGAYLREMFTRIRDAAPPHVEITAHRSRAVELTGGDEGTPEQTLRLENGRLIEGLDAVVLSQGHVAAEPAPPERLLGARAESLGLHYIPPVNPADVDLDAVGPHETVLLRGLGLNFFDYMALLTSGRGGRFVRRDGELSYEPSGLEPLMYAGSRRGIPYQARGENEKGPHGRYVPRLLTADRIARLRRRARDGERLYFGTDVWPLIAREVESVYYAALLARRDRAADREAFTERYLAAAREADRAAVLDTFGLPEEDRWDWDTLARPYTGRAFADRDAFHTWLIAHLRRDVRQARGGNVSDPVKAALDVLRDLRNEVRLAVDHGGLDGNSHRDELDGWYTPLNAFASIGPPAFRIEQMIALIRAGLLHVTGPGTEIQVDPHEPAFVCVSKRIPAPPVRARILIEARLPEPDLRRTADPLMRRLREDGRAAPFRIDGACGVRYETGGMTVTPRPSRLVDAQGRPHPRRFAHGVPTESVHWVTAAAARPGVDSVSLGDADAIARAVLAQGVASRRPAPRRMEVGS; this is translated from the coding sequence TTGGCTGCCATCAGACCTCTGTCGGTCGCTCTCGTCGGTGTCGGTCCGCGCGGCCTCGCCGTGCTGGAGCGCCTGTGTGCCAACGCCCGCCACCGCCCCTCGGCCGAGGGCGTCCACCTGCACCTCGTCGACCCGTGGCCCGCCGGCGCGGGCGCCGTGTGGCGCACCGACCAGTCCCGCGAGCTGCTCATGAACACCGTGGCCTCGCAGATCACCGCCTTCACGGACCCCACCGTGACGATGGAGGGCCCCGTCGAGCCGGGCCCGAGCCTGTACGCGTGGGTGGAGGAACTGCGCCTCGCGGCCCCCGGGAGCGCCCTGGAGGCGCACGACGAGCGGACGCTGGCGGAGGCGCGGTCGCTCGGCCCGGACGACTACCCGACGCGGGCGTTCTTCGGCGCCTACCTGCGGGAGATGTTCACGCGCATCCGCGACGCCGCTCCGCCGCATGTGGAGATCACCGCGCACCGGAGCCGGGCCGTGGAGCTGACCGGCGGGGACGAGGGCACGCCGGAGCAGACCCTGCGGCTGGAGAACGGGCGGCTGATCGAGGGGCTGGACGCGGTCGTGCTCTCCCAGGGTCACGTGGCGGCCGAACCCGCTCCGCCGGAACGGCTGCTGGGCGCCCGGGCGGAAAGCCTCGGGCTGCACTACATTCCGCCGGTGAACCCGGCCGACGTCGACCTCGACGCCGTCGGGCCGCACGAGACGGTGCTGCTGCGCGGGCTCGGGCTGAACTTCTTCGACTACATGGCCCTGCTCACCAGCGGGCGCGGGGGCAGGTTCGTGCGGCGTGACGGGGAGCTGTCCTACGAGCCCTCCGGGCTGGAGCCGCTGATGTACGCCGGTTCCCGGCGGGGCATCCCCTACCAGGCGAGGGGCGAGAACGAGAAGGGACCGCACGGGAGGTACGTCCCCCGGCTGCTGACGGCCGACCGCATCGCGCGGCTGCGTCGGCGGGCGCGGGACGGCGAGCGTCTCTACTTCGGTACCGACGTGTGGCCGCTGATCGCACGGGAGGTGGAGAGCGTCTACTACGCGGCGCTCCTGGCGCGCCGGGACCGGGCGGCGGACCGGGAGGCGTTCACCGAGCGGTATCTGGCGGCCGCACGGGAGGCGGACCGGGCCGCCGTGCTGGACACGTTCGGATTACCTGAGGAGGACCGCTGGGACTGGGACACCCTCGCCCGCCCCTACACCGGCCGCGCCTTCGCCGACCGGGACGCGTTCCACACCTGGCTCATCGCCCATCTGCGACGGGACGTCCGGCAGGCGCGCGGCGGAAACGTCAGCGATCCGGTCAAGGCCGCCCTCGACGTGCTGCGTGACCTGCGCAACGAGGTCCGGCTCGCGGTGGACCACGGCGGGTTGGACGGCAACTCCCACCGCGACGAACTGGACGGCTGGTACACGCCGCTCAACGCGTTCGCGTCCATCGGCCCACCGGCCTTCCGTATCGAACAGATGATCGCACTGATCCGGGCCGGCCTCCTCCACGTGACCGGGCCCGGCACGGAGATCCAGGTCGATCCGCATGAGCCGGCCTTCGTGTGCGTCTCGAAGCGGATACCGGCGCCGCCCGTCAGAGCCCGCATCCTGATCGAGGCCCGGCTGCCCGAGCCCGACCTGCGCCGCACGGCCGACCCGCTGATGCGCCGACTGCGGGAGGACGGCCGGGCCGCGCCCTTCCGGATCGACGGTGCCTGCGGCGTCCGGTACGAGACGGGCGGCATGACGGTGACGCCCCGCCCGAGCCGTCTCGTCGACGCACAGGGCCGCCCGCACCCACGTCGCTTCGCGCACGGCGTGCCGACCGAGTCCGTGCACTGGGTGACGGCGGCGGCGGCACGTCCCGGCGTCGACTCCGTCAGCCTGGGCGACGCCGACGCCATCGCCCGGGCCGTGCTCGCACAGGGCGTGGCGAGCCGCAGGCCGGCGCCCCGACGTATGGAGGTGGGTTCGTGA
- a CDS encoding inositol monophosphatase family protein, whose amino-acid sequence MTEPTGPAPYAELLDVALEAARRAGDLLRDGRPADLGVAATKSSPIDVVTEMDLAAEKLITGFLGERRPDDGLLGEEGASATGRSGVRWIIDPIDGTVNYLYGRADWAVSVAAELDGETVVGVVHAPARGETHHAVLGQGARRDGVPVRCRPGTTLDQALVATGFNYVQATRDAQGAVVRALLPQVRDIRRSGSAALDLCDVASGRLDGYYERGTHPWDYAAGDLIAREAGALTGGLPGAPPGRELLVAASPEVFGVLQPLLAELGAARG is encoded by the coding sequence ATGACCGAGCCGACCGGCCCGGCACCGTACGCCGAACTGCTGGACGTCGCCCTGGAGGCCGCCCGCCGCGCGGGTGACCTCCTGCGGGACGGCCGTCCGGCCGACCTGGGTGTGGCCGCGACGAAGTCGAGCCCCATCGACGTCGTGACGGAGATGGACCTGGCCGCCGAGAAGCTGATCACCGGCTTCCTGGGCGAGCGGCGCCCGGACGACGGCCTGCTGGGGGAGGAGGGCGCGAGCGCCACCGGCCGCAGCGGCGTCCGGTGGATCATCGACCCCATCGACGGCACGGTGAACTACCTGTACGGACGAGCGGACTGGGCCGTCTCCGTCGCCGCCGAACTGGACGGCGAGACGGTGGTCGGCGTCGTTCACGCACCGGCCCGGGGGGAGACCCACCACGCGGTGCTCGGCCAGGGCGCCCGGCGCGACGGTGTGCCGGTGCGCTGCCGGCCGGGCACCACGCTCGACCAGGCACTGGTGGCGACGGGCTTCAACTACGTGCAGGCCACGCGTGACGCACAGGGCGCGGTCGTCCGGGCGCTCCTGCCGCAGGTCCGTGACATCCGCCGCTCCGGTTCGGCGGCGCTGGACCTGTGCGACGTGGCGAGCGGGCGGCTGGACGGCTACTACGAGCGCGGTACGCACCCGTGGGACTACGCGGCGGGCGACCTGATCGCCCGCGAGGCCGGTGCGCTGACGGGCGGACTGCCCGGTGCGCCGCCCGGCCGGGAGCTGCTGGTCGCGGCCTCCCCCGAGGTGTTCGGCGTCCTCCAGCCCCTGCTCGCAGAGCTGGGCGCCGCGCGCGGCTGA
- the sepH gene encoding septation protein SepH has protein sequence MTSAGTTREVPMPELRVVAVSNDGTRLVLKAADNTEYTLPIDERLRAAVRNDRARLGQIEIEVENHLRPRDIQARIRAGATAEEVAQLAGIPVERVRRFEGPVLAERAFMAERARKTPVRRPGENTGPQLGDTVAERLLVRGADKDTVRWDSWRRDDGTWEVLLVYRVAGELHSASWSYDPPRRLVQCMDDEARTLVGESSDPPEPSFPFVPRIARLPRERGGEDGGQARPEPVARPEERDSLTSLLEAVPSFRGDMVVPEQPPVDDDEIEAPAAELSEQAEPTAASAGAAYADVLMPRSVASHRDRLTGTTDRQAEADGVRPGRRAAVPSWDEIVFGTRRKKQE, from the coding sequence GTGACGTCGGCAGGCACCACCCGGGAGGTCCCCATGCCCGAACTGCGTGTCGTGGCCGTCAGCAACGACGGCACACGGCTGGTGCTCAAGGCTGCCGACAACACGGAATACACCCTCCCGATCGACGAGCGGCTGCGCGCCGCCGTCCGCAACGACCGGGCCCGGCTGGGGCAGATCGAGATCGAGGTCGAGAACCACCTCCGTCCCCGGGACATCCAGGCGCGGATACGAGCCGGTGCGACGGCCGAGGAAGTGGCCCAGCTCGCCGGTATCCCCGTCGAGCGGGTACGCCGGTTCGAGGGCCCGGTGCTGGCCGAGCGCGCGTTCATGGCCGAGCGGGCCCGCAAGACCCCGGTGCGCCGCCCCGGGGAGAACACCGGCCCGCAACTCGGCGACACCGTGGCCGAGCGGCTCCTCGTCCGTGGCGCGGACAAGGACACCGTCCGCTGGGACTCCTGGCGGCGGGACGACGGCACGTGGGAGGTCCTGCTCGTCTACCGCGTCGCCGGTGAGCTGCACTCGGCGAGCTGGAGCTACGACCCGCCCCGACGTCTCGTGCAGTGCATGGACGACGAGGCGCGGACGCTGGTGGGCGAGAGCAGCGACCCGCCCGAGCCGAGCTTCCCGTTCGTGCCCCGCATCGCGCGCCTGCCCAGGGAGCGCGGCGGCGAGGACGGCGGGCAGGCCCGGCCCGAGCCCGTCGCCCGGCCCGAGGAGCGGGATTCCCTGACCAGCCTGCTGGAGGCCGTACCGAGCTTCCGGGGCGACATGGTCGTGCCCGAACAGCCCCCCGTGGACGACGACGAGATCGAAGCGCCGGCGGCGGAGCTGTCCGAACAGGCGGAGCCGACCGCCGCCAGCGCCGGCGCCGCCTACGCGGATGTCCTGATGCCCCGTTCGGTCGCCAGCCACCGGGACCGACTCACCGGCACGACCGACCGTCAGGCCGAGGCGGACGGCGTCCGGCCGGGCCGTCGGGCCGCCGTACCGAGCTGGGACGAGATCGTCTTCGGGACGCGCCGCAAGAAGCAGGAGTGA
- a CDS encoding DUF4193 domain-containing protein, giving the protein MATDYDTPRKTDDDLNEDSIEELKARRNDKSASNVDVDEFEQAEGLELPGADLSNEELAVRVMPKQQDEFTCMSCFLVHHRSQLAAEKNGHPICRDCAA; this is encoded by the coding sequence ATGGCTACGGACTACGACACTCCACGCAAGACCGATGACGACCTCAACGAGGACAGCATCGAGGAACTGAAGGCCCGGCGGAACGACAAGTCGGCGTCGAACGTCGACGTCGACGAGTTCGAGCAGGCCGAGGGGCTGGAACTGCCCGGAGCGGACCTCTCCAACGAGGAGCTGGCCGTCCGGGTCATGCCCAAGCAGCAGGACGAGTTCACCTGCATGAGCTGCTTCCTCGTCCACCACCGCTCGCAGCTCGCGGCGGAGAAGAACGGTCACCCCATCTGCCGCGACTGCGCGGCCTGA
- a CDS encoding sensor histidine kinase yields MPTSAPPPAGPPPATPPRPTWDPPVPPPSYPWLRPTIRIRLTLLYGGMFLIAGMTLLAIIYLLAAQALQDGAEMPIRILSGKVDVTSTACDITGLNDLNAEVDACLARQRQAALDSLLQSSLLALLGLAVAAFGLGYVMAGRVLAPLGRIMRTARRVAGSDLHRRIELDGPDDELKELADTFDDMLDRLDRAFTAQRRFVANASHELRTPLAINRTLLEVQLSDPAASVEVQQLGKTLLATNERSEQLVEGLLLLARSENEIVDRKPVDLAEVAGQAVEQVRSEAVAKGVEIRGVRQPVYLQGNGVLLERIALNLLQNAVRYNLPEDGWVTVTTEAVAGQAVLTVENPGPQIPAYEVDNLFEPFRRLRTERTGSDKGVGLGLSIVRSVARAHGGTITATPREDGGLLMRVVLPV; encoded by the coding sequence ATGCCGACTTCCGCACCGCCCCCCGCCGGCCCCCCGCCCGCCACGCCGCCCCGGCCGACCTGGGATCCGCCGGTACCGCCGCCCTCCTACCCCTGGCTGCGGCCCACGATCCGCATACGGCTCACGCTGCTGTACGGCGGCATGTTCCTCATCGCCGGGATGACGCTGCTGGCGATCATCTACCTGCTCGCCGCCCAGGCCCTCCAGGACGGTGCGGAGATGCCGATCCGCATTCTCAGCGGCAAGGTGGACGTCACCTCCACCGCCTGTGACATCACGGGGCTGAACGACCTGAACGCCGAGGTCGACGCCTGTCTGGCGCGGCAGCGGCAGGCCGCCCTGGACTCGCTGCTCCAGAGCTCCCTGCTGGCGCTGCTGGGCCTGGCCGTCGCCGCCTTCGGGCTCGGGTACGTCATGGCCGGACGCGTGCTGGCGCCGCTCGGCCGGATCATGCGCACCGCGCGCCGGGTCGCCGGGTCGGACCTGCACCGGCGGATCGAGCTGGACGGGCCGGACGACGAGCTCAAGGAGCTGGCCGACACCTTCGACGACATGCTCGACCGGCTCGACCGCGCCTTCACCGCCCAGCGGCGGTTCGTCGCCAACGCCTCCCACGAGCTGCGTACGCCGTTGGCGATCAACCGCACGCTGCTGGAGGTGCAGCTCTCGGACCCGGCCGCCTCGGTGGAGGTGCAGCAGCTCGGGAAGACCCTGCTGGCGACCAACGAACGCAGTGAGCAGCTGGTGGAGGGGCTGCTGCTGCTGGCCCGCAGCGAGAACGAGATCGTCGACCGCAAGCCCGTGGACCTCGCCGAGGTGGCGGGACAGGCGGTGGAGCAGGTCCGGTCCGAGGCGGTCGCGAAGGGCGTGGAGATCCGCGGGGTCCGCCAGCCGGTCTACCTTCAGGGCAACGGGGTGCTGCTGGAGCGCATCGCGCTGAACCTGCTGCAGAACGCCGTCCGCTACAACCTGCCCGAGGACGGCTGGGTGACGGTGACCACGGAGGCCGTGGCGGGCCAGGCGGTGCTGACCGTGGAGAACCCGGGCCCGCAGATCCCGGCCTACGAGGTGGACAACCTGTTCGAACCGTTCCGCCGGCTGCGGACCGAGCGCACCGGCAGTGACAAGGGCGTGGGGCTCGGGTTGTCGATCGTGCGCTCCGTGGCCCGTGCCCACGGGGGCACGATCACGGCCACGCCCCGCGAGGACGGCGGTCTCCTGATGCGCGTGGTGCTGCCCGTCTGA
- a CDS encoding VOC family protein, which produces MAVAKTCVLVLDSTEPEVLAEFYAKLLDGEARLGRHPDFIEIVGPDGTALTIQRDHGFAPPTWPRPEESQQSHLHLLVAQEDMDEAEREIISLGGRPLDTKDNGGAHDTRLYSDPGGHPFALVAREGRTAP; this is translated from the coding sequence ATGGCCGTCGCGAAGACCTGTGTGCTCGTGCTGGACAGTACGGAGCCGGAGGTGCTGGCCGAGTTCTACGCCAAACTGCTGGACGGCGAGGCACGACTGGGGCGCCATCCGGACTTCATCGAGATCGTCGGCCCGGACGGTACCGCGCTGACCATCCAGCGGGACCACGGGTTCGCCCCGCCGACCTGGCCCCGCCCCGAGGAGTCGCAGCAGTCCCACCTGCACCTGCTGGTGGCCCAGGAGGACATGGACGAGGCGGAGCGCGAGATCATCAGCCTCGGCGGACGCCCGTTGGACACCAAGGACAACGGGGGCGCGCACGACACCCGGCTCTACTCCGACCCCGGCGGGCACCCCTTCGCGCTGGTGGCCCGGGAGGGCCGGACGGCGCCGTGA
- a CDS encoding MFS transporter: MPSPYRVIFTAPGARGFSAAGLLGRMPVAMLGIGIVTMVAQLTGAYGLAGALAATVALSAAAIGPQVSRTVDRYGQRRVLRPAALVTAVAVAGVTAGTVWGWPVWTLFVCAAFAGCVPSLGSMVRSRWVTIYRDRPRELHAAYAWESIVDELCFIFGPILSIGLSTAWFPQAGPLAAACFLLTGVFWLTSQRATEPPVIPHEEGQGRGSALRTPGITVVLGTLLAVGVIFGAIDVVTVAFAEERGHQAAASLLLAAYAAGSCLAGAVFGLLRPAGPASRRWLTGVCAVTAGMVPLPFVTGLPLLAVLLFVAGLAIAPTLVTSVSLVQQMVPRSRLTEGMTWVSSSIAVGVALGAAVAGRTVDAVGAERAYTVPALAGALAAVVALLGHRSLSSAPPGPPVTGQTPGGREATVDAEV; the protein is encoded by the coding sequence GTGCCGAGTCCCTACCGCGTGATCTTCACGGCGCCGGGCGCCCGCGGCTTCTCCGCCGCCGGGCTGCTGGGCCGGATGCCCGTCGCCATGCTCGGCATCGGCATCGTCACGATGGTCGCGCAGCTGACGGGCGCCTACGGACTGGCGGGAGCGCTGGCCGCGACGGTCGCCCTGTCGGCCGCCGCCATCGGCCCGCAGGTGTCCCGCACCGTGGACCGCTACGGGCAGCGCCGGGTGCTGCGCCCGGCCGCCCTGGTCACGGCCGTGGCGGTGGCGGGCGTGACGGCCGGGACGGTGTGGGGGTGGCCGGTGTGGACCCTCTTCGTCTGCGCGGCGTTCGCCGGCTGCGTGCCCAGCCTGGGTTCGATGGTGCGGTCGCGCTGGGTGACGATCTACCGCGACCGTCCGCGCGAGCTGCACGCCGCGTACGCGTGGGAGTCCATCGTCGACGAGCTGTGCTTCATCTTCGGGCCGATCCTGTCGATCGGGCTGTCCACCGCCTGGTTCCCGCAGGCCGGCCCGCTGGCCGCCGCCTGCTTCCTCCTGACGGGTGTCTTCTGGCTGACGTCCCAGCGGGCCACGGAGCCGCCGGTGATCCCGCACGAGGAGGGGCAGGGGCGCGGCTCCGCGCTGCGCACCCCCGGGATCACGGTCGTTCTCGGCACACTCCTGGCCGTCGGCGTGATCTTCGGGGCGATCGACGTGGTGACCGTCGCCTTCGCCGAGGAACGCGGACACCAGGCAGCGGCCAGCCTGCTGCTCGCCGCCTACGCCGCCGGTTCGTGCCTGGCCGGGGCCGTCTTCGGCCTGCTGCGACCGGCCGGACCGGCGAGCCGGCGCTGGTTGACGGGGGTGTGCGCGGTGACCGCCGGGATGGTGCCGCTGCCCTTCGTGACCGGGCTGCCGCTCCTCGCCGTTCTCCTGTTCGTGGCCGGACTGGCGATCGCCCCGACCCTGGTGACGTCGGTCTCCCTCGTCCAGCAGATGGTGCCGCGCTCCCGGCTGACGGAGGGCATGACGTGGGTCAGCAGCAGCATCGCCGTGGGCGTGGCGCTCGGCGCGGCGGTGGCGGGACGGACGGTGGACGCCGTCGGGGCGGAGCGCGCGTACACCGTCCCGGCCCTGGCCGGAGCCCTGGCCGCCGTGGTCGCGCTGCTCGGCCACCGGAGCCTGTCCTCCGCGCCGCCGGGGCCGCCCGTGACCGGGCAGACACCCGGTGGGCGGGAGGCGACCGTGGACGCGGAGGTCTGA
- a CDS encoding response regulator transcription factor, whose translation MRVLVVEDEQLLADAVATGLRREAMAVDVVYDGAAALDRIDLNDYDVVVLDRDLPLVHGDDVCRKLVELGLPTRVLMLTASGDVDDRVEGLEIGADDYLPKPFAFSELTARVRALGRRTTVALPPVLERAGIRLDPNRREVFRDGRQIQLAPKEFAVLEVLMRSEGAVVSAEQLLEKAWDENTDPFTNVVRVTVMTLRRKLGEPPVIVTVPGAGYRI comes from the coding sequence GTGCGCGTACTCGTCGTCGAGGACGAGCAACTGCTGGCCGACGCCGTGGCGACCGGGCTGCGACGGGAGGCCATGGCGGTGGACGTCGTCTACGACGGCGCCGCCGCGCTCGACCGGATCGACCTCAACGACTACGACGTCGTCGTCCTGGACCGGGACCTGCCGCTCGTCCACGGGGACGACGTGTGCCGCAAGCTGGTCGAGCTCGGTCTGCCGACGCGCGTCCTGATGCTCACCGCCTCCGGCGACGTGGACGACCGGGTGGAGGGCCTGGAGATCGGCGCCGACGACTACCTGCCGAAGCCCTTCGCCTTCAGCGAGCTGACCGCCCGCGTACGGGCCCTCGGGCGCCGGACGACGGTCGCGTTGCCGCCCGTCCTGGAGCGGGCCGGCATCAGGCTCGACCCCAACCGCCGCGAGGTCTTCCGGGACGGCCGGCAGATCCAGCTCGCGCCCAAGGAGTTCGCGGTGCTGGAGGTCCTGATGCGCAGCGAGGGCGCCGTCGTCTCGGCCGAACAGCTGCTGGAGAAGGCCTGGGACGAGAACACCGACCCGTTCACCAACGTCGTCCGGGTCACGGTCATGACGCTGCGCCGCAAGCTGGGGGAGCCGCCCGTCATCGTCACCGTGCCCGGCGCCGGCTACCGCATCTGA